From Clarias gariepinus isolate MV-2021 ecotype Netherlands chromosome 2, CGAR_prim_01v2, whole genome shotgun sequence, one genomic window encodes:
- the agbl2 gene encoding cytosolic carboxypeptidase 2 isoform X2 → MQSPDDPYERFILQHLKHYGLFTDQSSKFLQRNGTSGRLWDGSHESVATDVLHSTPESTDMDEEQLQTHQGQFSLNMEKYLRTRQLLIDLDGGRPIPRLREPLDLFSIPSISCPFQGVRWPTECEVVCDNIRHIEWEPAEPEPFYKPTGHEPAPTSSGEDKGITVYCIDSATKMPYFTRSCVGGSRKHIKNFTSSADSKETPTLSFESRFESGNLQKAVKVGHYDYELTLRNDLYTTKHTQWFYFRVKNMKAGVMYRFTIINLMKSSSLYAVGMRPLVYSEIGAWLKGEGWYHAGNNIRYYRNQNEKEGKPLYSLTWTLEFPHEDDTCYLAQSYPYTYSDLQRYLQAVVSDPARAVYCKVRVLCRSLAGNSVYMLTITAPSGTWQEQRNRRAVVVTARVHPGETNSSWMMQGFLDFLLGKSADASLLRETFVFKVVPMLNPDGVVVGNYRCSLAGCDLNRNYRTLLKESFPCVWYTRNMVKRLLSEREVVLYCDFHGHNRKNNVFMYGCTDRKDTSLHLQERVFPLMMSKNAKDMFAFSSCKFKIQKCKEGTGRIVMWRLGIRNSYTMESTFGGSTLGSRRGTHFSVRDLKSMGYHFCDTLLDFCDPDQTKTEHCLKELGGLLKQDITQKLGRDVDTLEGISDVDIESSTSGSNSTDSDSLPVHLLNCTDQELKAKKKHLRSRKERNRLRKQGSQSAKSKNLQKDSKNTDTIPSSKNPVPESTHEKTVPPVPPVKEGKDKKPNAQSGRENQSGRTWIPHPIPRVSLAGHGNFWKKKKDKHDVGYFPALFDETAGSINHSQMQTQHQPLIVTEVRHRLSCLPIQQFPMLFNKDVKAYSGMRGRTSVSKLSLHRVVPECISVKSLELTRSAYSAHTAYQQNIRQKRTPQSNRVSLEYYMPEKPSTTGTLRSNLKTYAIRLAELETEQSSEAEQLNKQETGDYSFFPDLESIDRPGKSLRFSNRLGALRLEMLPGGQEDAASSGSWSSEDGAMLNRGWKKNK, encoded by the exons TCCCCAGATGATCCCTATGAGAGATTCATTCTGCAGCATTTAAAGCATTACGGACTTTTTACAG ACCAGAGTTCAAAGTTTCTTCAGAGAAATGGTACTTCAGGCAGATTATGGGACGGCAGCCATGAGTCTGTGGCCACGGATGTCCTCCATTCAACTCCTGAGAGCACAGATATGGATGAGGAACAACTACAGACACATCAGGGACAAT TCTCTTTAAACATGGAGAAATATCTACGGACCAGGCAGCTGCTAATTGATCTTGATGGTGGAAGGCCTATACCACGTCTGAGGGAACCACTGGACCTCTTTTCTATCCCTTCCATTTCCTGTCCCTTCCAGGGTGTTCGCTGGCCAACTGAATGTGAAGTCGTCTGTGACAATATCCGTCACATAG AATGGGAACCTGCAGAACCAGAACCATTTTATAAACCAACGGGACATGAGCCGGCACCCACGTCATCAGGAGAGGACAAAGGAatcactgtatattgtatagaCTCTG CCACAAAAATGCCGTACTTTACTCGTTCCTGTGTTGGTGGCAGCAGAAAGcatataaagaatttcacatcTAGTGCCGACAGCAAAGAGACTCCTACCCTGTCTTTTGAGTCCAGATTTGAAAGTGGTAATCTTCAAAAAGCAGTTAAAGT tgGTCATTATGACTATGAGCTCACTTTGCGCAATGACCTGTAcaccacaaaacacacacagtggttCTACTTTCGTGTGAAGAACATGAAGGCTGGTGTCATGTATCGTTTCACGATTATTAACCTGATGAAATCCAGCAGTCTGTATGCAGTAGGCATGCGTCCCCTGGTGTACTCTGAGATTGGTGCCTGGCTGAAGGGAGAGGGTTGGTACCATGCAGGCAACAACATTCG gtaTTACCGGAATCAGAATGAAAAGGAGGGCAAACCACTCTACTCGCTCACTTGGACACTTGAGTTTCCTCATGAAGATGATACCTGCTACTTGGCTCAATCCTACCCGTACACCTACTCAGACCTGCAACGCTATCTGCAAGCTGTGGTTTCAGACCCAGCTCGGGCAGTATACTGTAAAGTGCGAGTACTTTGTCGAAGCTTGGCAGGAAATTCTGTGTATATGCTGACTATTACTGCACCCAGTGGCACCTGGCAAGAGCAAAGAAATAGGCGAGCAGTGGTAGTAACAGCACGGGTGCATCCAGGAGAAACGAATAGCTCATGGATGATGCAGGGGTTCTTGGATTTTTTGTTGGGTAAATCAGCTGATGCAAGTCTACTGAGAGAAACCTTTGTGTTTAAG GTAGTGCCAATGCTGAATCCTGATGGCGTGGTTGTTGGGAACTACCGATGCTCTTTGGCAGGGTGTGACTTGAACCGCAACTATCGAACTCTACTTAAGGAGTCATTCCCCTGTGTGTGGTACACTCGTAACATGGTGAAACG GTTGCTTTCTGAGAGGGAAGTAGTGTTATACTGTGACTTTCATGGCCACAACAGAAAAAACAATGTATTCATGTACGGTTGCACCGACCGAAAGGATACTTCACTACATCTTCAGGAGCGTGTCTTCCCTCTGATGATGAGCAAAAATGCCAAAGACATG tttgcTTTCAGTAGTTGCAAGTTTAAGATTCAGAAGTGCAAAGAAGGCACTGGTCGAATTGTAATGTGGAGGCTCGGCATAAGAAACAGCTATACCATGGAGTCAACCTTTGGGGGATCCACTTTAG ggagCAGAAGAGGAACTCACTTCTCTGTCAGGGACCTAAAGTCTATGGGCTACCACTTCTGTGATACCCTCCTCGACTTCTGTGACCCAGACCAAAccaag ACTGAACATTGTCTGAAAGAACTGGGTGGGTTGCTGAAGCAGGACATCACACAGAAATTGGGCAGGGATGTGGACACCCTGGAGGGCATCTCTGATGTAGACATTGAGTCTAG TACAAGTGGATCAAATAGCACAGACTCAGATAGTCTGCCTGTTCATCTTTTAAACTGCACAGACCAG GAATTAAAAGCCAAGAAGAAGCATTTACGgagcagaaaagaaagaaatagattACGAAAGCAGGGATCACAGAGTGCAAAATCCAAAAATCTTCAGAAAGACAGCAAGAATACA GATACAATACCATCAAGTAAAAATCCAGTGCCTGAATCAACTCATGAAAAAACAGTCCCTCCAGTGCCTCCAGTGAAAGAGGGGAAGGACAAGAAACCAAAT GCACAGTCAGGGAGGGAGAATCAGTCTGGGAGAACCTGGATCCCACATCCAATTCCACGTGTTAGTCTTGCTGGCCATGGAAATTtttggaagaagaagaaagacaaG CATGACGTAGGTTACTTTCCAGCCTTATTTGATGAGACTGCAGGGTCAATAAATCACTCCCAGATGCAAACACAGCACCAGCCACTGATTGTCACTGAAGTTCGCCACAGATTATCATGCCTGCCAATTCAGCAGTTTCCCATGCTTTTCAACAAGGACGTCAAAGCATACTCAGGAATGAGAG GAAGAACCTCAGTTTCAAAACTCTCGCTGCATAG GGTTGTTCCAGAGTGCATTTCTGTCAAAAGCCTTGAGCTCACCCGCTCTGCCTACTCAGCCCACACTGCCTACCAGcaaaatattaggcaaaaaagaACACCACAATCAAACAGAGTTTCACTGGAATACTACATGCCTGAAAAACCAAGCACTACAGGCACCTTGAGGAGCAATCTTAAAACATATGCAATAC GACTGGCAGAACTGGAGACTGAGCAGTCCAGTGAAGCAGAGCAACTTAATAAACAAGAAACAGGGGACTACTCTTTTTTCCCTGATCTAGAAAGCATTGACCGACCTGGCAAAAG TTTGAGGTTCTCAAATCGACTTGGAGCTCTGAGGCTAGAGATGTTACCTGGTGGGCAAGAAGATGCAGCTTCTTCAGGCAGCTGGAGCAGTGAAG ATGGGGCCATGCTTAACAGAGGAtggaaaaagaataaataa
- the agbl2 gene encoding cytosolic carboxypeptidase 2 isoform X1 — protein MQSPDDPYERFILQHLKHYGLFTDQSSKFLQRNGTSGRLWDGSHESVATDVLHSTPESTDMDEEQLQTHQGQFSLNMEKYLRTRQLLIDLDGGRPIPRLREPLDLFSIPSISCPFQGVRWPTECEVVCDNIRHIEWEPAEPEPFYKPTGHEPAPTSSGEDKGITVYCIDSATKMPYFTRSCVGGSRKHIKNFTSSADSKETPTLSFESRFESGNLQKAVKVGHYDYELTLRNDLYTTKHTQWFYFRVKNMKAGVMYRFTIINLMKSSSLYAVGMRPLVYSEIGAWLKGEGWYHAGNNIRYYRNQNEKEGKPLYSLTWTLEFPHEDDTCYLAQSYPYTYSDLQRYLQAVVSDPARAVYCKVRVLCRSLAGNSVYMLTITAPSGTWQEQRNRRAVVVTARVHPGETNSSWMMQGFLDFLLGKSADASLLRETFVFKVVPMLNPDGVVVGNYRCSLAGCDLNRNYRTLLKESFPCVWYTRNMVKRLLSEREVVLYCDFHGHNRKNNVFMYGCTDRKDTSLHLQERVFPLMMSKNAKDMFAFSSCKFKIQKCKEGTGRIVMWRLGIRNSYTMESTFGGSTLGSRRGTHFSVRDLKSMGYHFCDTLLDFCDPDQTKTEHCLKELGGLLKQDITQKLGRDVDTLEGISDVDIESSTSGSNSTDSDSLPVHLLNCTDQELKAKKKHLRSRKERNRLRKQGSQSAKSKNLQKDSKNTDTIPSSKNPVPESTHEKTVPPVPPVKEGKDKKPNAQSGRENQSGRTWIPHPIPRVSLAGHGNFWKKKKDKHDVGYFPALFDETAGSINHSQMQTQHQPLIVTEVRHRLSCLPIQQFPMLFNKDVKAYSGMRGRTSVSKLSLHRVVPECISVKSLELTRSAYSAHTAYQQNIRQKRTPQSNRVSLEYYMPEKPSTTGTLRSNLKTYAIPGLAELETEQSSEAEQLNKQETGDYSFFPDLESIDRPGKSLRFSNRLGALRLEMLPGGQEDAASSGSWSSEDGAMLNRGWKKNK, from the exons TCCCCAGATGATCCCTATGAGAGATTCATTCTGCAGCATTTAAAGCATTACGGACTTTTTACAG ACCAGAGTTCAAAGTTTCTTCAGAGAAATGGTACTTCAGGCAGATTATGGGACGGCAGCCATGAGTCTGTGGCCACGGATGTCCTCCATTCAACTCCTGAGAGCACAGATATGGATGAGGAACAACTACAGACACATCAGGGACAAT TCTCTTTAAACATGGAGAAATATCTACGGACCAGGCAGCTGCTAATTGATCTTGATGGTGGAAGGCCTATACCACGTCTGAGGGAACCACTGGACCTCTTTTCTATCCCTTCCATTTCCTGTCCCTTCCAGGGTGTTCGCTGGCCAACTGAATGTGAAGTCGTCTGTGACAATATCCGTCACATAG AATGGGAACCTGCAGAACCAGAACCATTTTATAAACCAACGGGACATGAGCCGGCACCCACGTCATCAGGAGAGGACAAAGGAatcactgtatattgtatagaCTCTG CCACAAAAATGCCGTACTTTACTCGTTCCTGTGTTGGTGGCAGCAGAAAGcatataaagaatttcacatcTAGTGCCGACAGCAAAGAGACTCCTACCCTGTCTTTTGAGTCCAGATTTGAAAGTGGTAATCTTCAAAAAGCAGTTAAAGT tgGTCATTATGACTATGAGCTCACTTTGCGCAATGACCTGTAcaccacaaaacacacacagtggttCTACTTTCGTGTGAAGAACATGAAGGCTGGTGTCATGTATCGTTTCACGATTATTAACCTGATGAAATCCAGCAGTCTGTATGCAGTAGGCATGCGTCCCCTGGTGTACTCTGAGATTGGTGCCTGGCTGAAGGGAGAGGGTTGGTACCATGCAGGCAACAACATTCG gtaTTACCGGAATCAGAATGAAAAGGAGGGCAAACCACTCTACTCGCTCACTTGGACACTTGAGTTTCCTCATGAAGATGATACCTGCTACTTGGCTCAATCCTACCCGTACACCTACTCAGACCTGCAACGCTATCTGCAAGCTGTGGTTTCAGACCCAGCTCGGGCAGTATACTGTAAAGTGCGAGTACTTTGTCGAAGCTTGGCAGGAAATTCTGTGTATATGCTGACTATTACTGCACCCAGTGGCACCTGGCAAGAGCAAAGAAATAGGCGAGCAGTGGTAGTAACAGCACGGGTGCATCCAGGAGAAACGAATAGCTCATGGATGATGCAGGGGTTCTTGGATTTTTTGTTGGGTAAATCAGCTGATGCAAGTCTACTGAGAGAAACCTTTGTGTTTAAG GTAGTGCCAATGCTGAATCCTGATGGCGTGGTTGTTGGGAACTACCGATGCTCTTTGGCAGGGTGTGACTTGAACCGCAACTATCGAACTCTACTTAAGGAGTCATTCCCCTGTGTGTGGTACACTCGTAACATGGTGAAACG GTTGCTTTCTGAGAGGGAAGTAGTGTTATACTGTGACTTTCATGGCCACAACAGAAAAAACAATGTATTCATGTACGGTTGCACCGACCGAAAGGATACTTCACTACATCTTCAGGAGCGTGTCTTCCCTCTGATGATGAGCAAAAATGCCAAAGACATG tttgcTTTCAGTAGTTGCAAGTTTAAGATTCAGAAGTGCAAAGAAGGCACTGGTCGAATTGTAATGTGGAGGCTCGGCATAAGAAACAGCTATACCATGGAGTCAACCTTTGGGGGATCCACTTTAG ggagCAGAAGAGGAACTCACTTCTCTGTCAGGGACCTAAAGTCTATGGGCTACCACTTCTGTGATACCCTCCTCGACTTCTGTGACCCAGACCAAAccaag ACTGAACATTGTCTGAAAGAACTGGGTGGGTTGCTGAAGCAGGACATCACACAGAAATTGGGCAGGGATGTGGACACCCTGGAGGGCATCTCTGATGTAGACATTGAGTCTAG TACAAGTGGATCAAATAGCACAGACTCAGATAGTCTGCCTGTTCATCTTTTAAACTGCACAGACCAG GAATTAAAAGCCAAGAAGAAGCATTTACGgagcagaaaagaaagaaatagattACGAAAGCAGGGATCACAGAGTGCAAAATCCAAAAATCTTCAGAAAGACAGCAAGAATACA GATACAATACCATCAAGTAAAAATCCAGTGCCTGAATCAACTCATGAAAAAACAGTCCCTCCAGTGCCTCCAGTGAAAGAGGGGAAGGACAAGAAACCAAAT GCACAGTCAGGGAGGGAGAATCAGTCTGGGAGAACCTGGATCCCACATCCAATTCCACGTGTTAGTCTTGCTGGCCATGGAAATTtttggaagaagaagaaagacaaG CATGACGTAGGTTACTTTCCAGCCTTATTTGATGAGACTGCAGGGTCAATAAATCACTCCCAGATGCAAACACAGCACCAGCCACTGATTGTCACTGAAGTTCGCCACAGATTATCATGCCTGCCAATTCAGCAGTTTCCCATGCTTTTCAACAAGGACGTCAAAGCATACTCAGGAATGAGAG GAAGAACCTCAGTTTCAAAACTCTCGCTGCATAG GGTTGTTCCAGAGTGCATTTCTGTCAAAAGCCTTGAGCTCACCCGCTCTGCCTACTCAGCCCACACTGCCTACCAGcaaaatattaggcaaaaaagaACACCACAATCAAACAGAGTTTCACTGGAATACTACATGCCTGAAAAACCAAGCACTACAGGCACCTTGAGGAGCAATCTTAAAACATATGCAATAC CAGGACTGGCAGAACTGGAGACTGAGCAGTCCAGTGAAGCAGAGCAACTTAATAAACAAGAAACAGGGGACTACTCTTTTTTCCCTGATCTAGAAAGCATTGACCGACCTGGCAAAAG TTTGAGGTTCTCAAATCGACTTGGAGCTCTGAGGCTAGAGATGTTACCTGGTGGGCAAGAAGATGCAGCTTCTTCAGGCAGCTGGAGCAGTGAAG ATGGGGCCATGCTTAACAGAGGAtggaaaaagaataaataa
- the slc15a5 gene encoding solute carrier family 15 member 5 encodes MVALNVAGLHDSHLHQKVSTTCHPNEKFALRKPRKPRKKVKAIICVLFVELFERFTFLGIVCNMILFCSIRLGYNNYQAAIVNLCFVGASTLTPVLAGWFAETCLGREKVFYLSALLHFFGTALLPVVAFPFDDFYIDTHNIKHQLEPHIQHILFYTGLLSAALGIGGIRAILCPLGINNLQGYNQKKILSFFNWIYWLVNLNSTVIFLGIAFIQQSVGKNLGFLIPFTSVLLGLVGTLMARSKLILHPKKGNSLLTTLGVFLNALKMGCFHYRHLSGDVTDWLDRAKENNGGCYSETKVENVKIMLKLFPLFALQLLYRTCITQIPSGYFLQTMHSNLNLNGVMLPIAAMNVISILPLLILAPLLEFVSTCYQYLKRTPPSPVKLIIFGHVCAALSALIAGISEMHRKHYPQMDQSISGTVLQVSSMPCIHLAPQYILLGVAEAFVTPACSLISFCLTPSNLRGIALQFLTLSYGGGSFLGALLIHFFYFVSGGSFYPNILNNGNMERFFLTLAILMAINTLLLWKISHKYTDLSVDLNTRVRQSCLAEKLLQYKACLRYYTVEPDYP; translated from the exons ATGGTAGCATTAAACGTTGCTGGCCTTCATGATAGCCATCTGCACCAGAAGGTCTCTACGACTTGCCACCCAAATGAGAAGTTTGCTCTACGAAAGCCTCGAAAGCCTCGAAAGAAAGTGAAGGCGATTATCTGTGTTCTTTTCGTGGAGTTATTCGAGAGGTTCACTTTTCTTGGGATTGTGTGTAATATGATCCTATTTTGCAGCATAAGACTGGGATATAACAATTACCAGGCTGCCATTGTCAACCTATGTTTTGTGGGAGCCAGTACACTCACACCTGTTCTCGCAGGATGGTTTGCAGAGACATGTTTGGGAAGGGAAAAAGTTTTTTACCTTAGTGCTCTCCTTCATTTCTTTG GCACAGCACTGCTCCCCGTAGTTGCATTCCCATTCGATGATTTCTACATTgacacacacaatattaaacATCAGCTTGAGCCGCATATACAACATATTCTCTTCTACACAGGGCTGCTATCTGCTGCTCTTGGTATTGGGGGGATACGTGCTATTCTTTGCCCATTGGGAATCAATAACCTTCAAGGTTATAATCAAAAGAAGATACTATCCTTTTTCAACTG GATCTACTGGTTAGTCAATCTGAATTCTACAGTAATTTTCTTGGGGATCGCCTTTATCCAGCAGTCTGTGGGCAAAAACCTGGGCTTTCTTATTCCCTTCACTTCTGTTCTCCTGGGACTCGTTGGCACCCTTATGGCACGCAGCAAACTTATCCTACATCCCAAGAAAG GTAATTCATTGCTGACCACACTGGGTGTGTTTCTAAACGCTTTAAAAATGGGCTGCTTCCATTATCGTCATTTGAGTGGAGATGTGACTGACTGGCTTGATCGAGCCAAAGAGAACAACGGAGGATGCTACAGTGAGACCAAAGtggaaaatgttaaaataatgctaaagctttttcctctttttgcaCTGCAGTTACTCTACAGGACTTGTATAACCCAG ATTCCATCAGGATATTTTCTCCAGACAATGCATTCAAACCTCAACCTTAATGGTGTCATGCTGCCAATAGCAGCTATGAATGTGATCAGCATTTTGCCTTTACTTATTTTAGCACCACTACTGGAGTTTGTCAGTACCTGTTACCAGTATTTAAAGAGAACACCTCCCTCCCCAGTCAAATTAATAA TATTCGGACATGTGTGTGCAGCTCTGTCTGCGCTAATTGCAGGTATTTCAGAGATGCACAGAAAGCACTATCCTCAAATGGATCAGTCCATCTCAGGTACTGTGCTTCAGGTGTCCTCGATGCCTTGCATTCATCTTGCACCTCAGTACATCTTACTGGGTGTGGCAGAAGCCTTTGTCACCCCAGcat GCTCCCTTATCTCCTTCTGTCTTACTCCCAGCAACCTTAGAGGGATCGCCCTACAATTCCTTACTCTCTCCTATGGTGGAGGATCTTTTCTGGGTGCTCTTCTGATTCATTTCTTTTACTTTGTGTCTGGTG gaAGCTTTTATCCAAATATATTAAACAATGGCAATATGGAAAGATTTTTTCTTACTCTAGCAATATTGATGGCCATAAACACACTGTTATTATGGAAAATATCTCACAA GTACACAGATCTAAGTGTTGACTTAAATACAAGAGTGAGACAAAGTTGCCTGGCTGAAAAGCTTCTGCAATATAAAGCCTGCCTCAGatattatacagtggaaccagATTATCCatag
- the tmem17 gene encoding transmembrane protein 17B, translating into MDLPEPIRRRLGDFSRTVFVHQGHTQLLPEDHITFLNHSTDVVSSLPLQMALFFNMCFFPLWWISEVVMLQLKYPVLPDYYKFILITVLILMTLIEAIRLYLGYAGNLQEKVPELAGFWLLSLLLQFPLILFQLFNEAILIQPLERGVHIVLALFILTEALSGFVALRAMVRHTESRFHLSQFNGVQELRS; encoded by the exons ATGGATCTCCCTGAACCTATAAGAAGGCGTTTGGGAGATTTTTCACGGACTGTTTTCGTACATCAGGGTCATACACAGCTCTTACCCGAGGATCATATCACATTTCTGAATCACA GTACAGATGTTGTCTCCAGCCTGCCTCTTCAGATGGCTCTCTTCTTCAACATGTGTTTCTTTCCTCTCTGGTGGATTAGTGAAGTCGTAATGCTGCAGCTCAAA TATCCTGTACTTCCTGATTACTACAAATTCATCCTAATTACTGTTCTAATTTTAATGACACTCATCGAGGCTATCAGGCTCTACCTGGGCTATGCAGGTAATCTGCAAGAAAag GTCCCTGAACTGGCTGGCTTCTGGCTCCTCAGCCTACTTCTGCAGTTCCCTTTGATTCTGTTCCAGCTCTTCAACGAAGCTATACTCATTCAACCTTTGGAAAGAGGAGTTCATATAGTTCTGGCCTTATTCATTTTAACAGAG GCTCTATCTGGTTTTGTTGCACTGCGTGCAATGGTCAGACACACAGAAAGCCGCTTTCACCTCAGCCAGTTTAATGGTGTTCAAGAACTCAGATCATGA